In Bacillus cereus ATCC 14579, a single window of DNA contains:
- a CDS encoding ABC transporter permease, with protein MFNLVYNELYKIFKRKRTIIPFAVIAVLIIGLGWVTVKYFEPETKGWKVDYTERTVEIEKKLGMKKEAILAEKSGDELVKEYQLKMKHLDTDTAPASSSPLSFMRDTGFIVFPILLPFILVYASTIFANEYSWGTYKFLTIRPASRFKILTAKFLAIVIFAALLFIFNMIFSALCGLVIYKFQQPAWSEFIFQDGNIIKQNIFVEASKYYVLSWLPTVVYASFAFMISVLTRSSGGAIGISLFLALSGNIALLAATRYNWAKYLLPANTDLYSISKNGSFIDGVTFPFASCMLLLYLFVFLCISYTVFLKRDLT; from the coding sequence TTGTTTAATTTAGTATATAACGAACTGTATAAAATATTTAAGCGGAAGCGAACGATTATTCCATTTGCAGTTATTGCAGTATTAATAATCGGATTAGGATGGGTTACGGTAAAGTATTTTGAACCGGAAACAAAAGGATGGAAAGTAGATTATACAGAACGAACTGTAGAAATTGAGAAAAAGCTTGGCATGAAAAAAGAAGCTATTTTAGCAGAAAAATCAGGGGATGAGCTTGTAAAAGAATACCAGCTTAAGATGAAGCATTTAGATACGGATACAGCACCGGCAAGCAGTTCTCCACTTTCTTTCATGAGAGATACAGGTTTTATCGTATTTCCAATTTTGCTCCCATTTATCCTCGTGTATGCAAGTACAATTTTTGCGAATGAATATAGCTGGGGAACATATAAATTTTTAACGATACGACCAGCGAGTCGCTTTAAAATTTTAACAGCAAAATTTTTAGCAATCGTTATATTTGCAGCTTTATTATTTATATTTAATATGATCTTCTCCGCTTTATGTGGACTTGTTATTTATAAATTCCAACAGCCTGCATGGAGTGAGTTTATTTTCCAAGATGGAAATATAATAAAACAAAACATTTTTGTAGAAGCAAGTAAATATTATGTTTTATCGTGGTTACCAACGGTTGTGTACGCATCGTTTGCATTTATGATTTCTGTGTTAACGAGATCTAGTGGAGGTGCAATTGGTATTTCACTATTCCTTGCTTTATCAGGCAATATTGCGTTATTAGCAGCCACTAGATATAACTGGGCGAAATATTTATTGCCAGCAAACACAGATTTATATAGTATTTCAAAGAACGGAAGTTTTATTGATGGAGTAACATTCCCGTTTGCATCATGTATGTTGCTACTTTATTTGTTCGTATTTTTATGTATTTCATATACTGTGTTTTTAAAACGTGATTTAACTTAA
- a CDS encoding EamA family transporter, which translates to MLRYSLLVLLGACSYGILAIFVKLAYAEGFSLGEVIGSQYLFGWIILLAITLLFSRHRVPLKQALLLFVAGTSASFTGIFYYASLKTVPASIAIILLFQFVWVGIIIEAVATKTLPSREKVISVIFLLVGTFLSSGLLEQSAGAFDTTGIILGLLSAVTFATYIFVSGKVAVEVPSLPRGVLLMTGALTLVMIVFPPTFIFNGAISQGLWKYGLGLGTFSIVIPSIAFTIGIPKIGSGLATILGAAELPVTTIMSVFVLKEAVLSSQWFGVSLILIGIAIPQIAYAMRGRYRKHHTHKKVAA; encoded by the coding sequence ATGCTTCGTTATTCTCTTTTAGTTTTATTAGGAGCGTGTAGTTATGGAATTTTAGCTATTTTTGTTAAGCTTGCATATGCAGAAGGATTTTCACTTGGAGAGGTAATTGGCAGCCAATATTTGTTCGGTTGGATTATTTTGCTTGCTATTACACTTCTATTTTCTAGACATCGCGTTCCTTTAAAGCAAGCATTACTTTTATTCGTTGCAGGAACATCTGCAAGTTTTACCGGAATTTTTTATTATGCTTCATTAAAAACTGTACCAGCTTCTATTGCAATTATTCTTTTATTCCAATTTGTTTGGGTCGGAATTATCATTGAAGCAGTCGCAACAAAAACATTACCTTCAAGAGAAAAAGTTATTTCTGTTATTTTCTTACTTGTAGGGACATTTTTATCAAGTGGTTTACTTGAACAATCAGCAGGTGCTTTCGATACGACTGGGATCATTTTAGGTTTATTATCTGCTGTTACATTCGCAACATACATTTTCGTGAGCGGAAAAGTTGCTGTTGAAGTACCTTCATTACCGCGCGGTGTTCTCTTAATGACTGGTGCTTTAACTTTAGTCATGATTGTATTCCCACCAACATTTATTTTTAATGGTGCCATTTCTCAAGGTCTTTGGAAATACGGTTTAGGATTAGGAACATTTAGTATCGTAATTCCATCTATTGCCTTTACAATCGGTATTCCAAAAATCGGTTCTGGCTTAGCAACTATTCTTGGTGCAGCGGAACTACCAGTTACAACAATTATGTCCGTATTCGTTTTAAAAGAGGCTGTACTATCTTCACAATGGTTCGGTGTATCACTTATTTTAATCGGGATTGCAATCCCGCAAATTGCATACGCAATGCGTGGACGTTATCGTAAACATCATACGCATAAAAAAGTCGCAGCATAA
- a CDS encoding ABC transporter ATP-binding protein, which produces MTNEQSIVKVDRLTKRIGSKTLVQNISFEVKKGEVVGLLGPNGAGKTTLMRMMVGMIRMTEGEVWIDGQSVKQQFEKTAAKIGAVIETPEFYPFLSGYENLTYFGRMNGNVTEERIDEVVKLLGMGQVIDRKVKAYSLGMRQRLGIAQALIHDPDVLILDEPTNGLDPSGIHEMRMYIKKIAHEQGKAVLVSSHLLSEVELMCDRVIIIQHGEYVATQNIQHSQSEEMETIRIRVDDANKAAEILGHDVLVKDNELLINVKDEEIPNVIRTLLEKNIQVYRVYEERKTLEEQFLELTGGKDIV; this is translated from the coding sequence ATGACAAATGAACAATCAATTGTAAAAGTCGATCGGTTAACGAAGCGAATCGGATCAAAGACACTTGTACAAAATATTAGTTTTGAAGTGAAAAAAGGCGAGGTTGTCGGTTTACTCGGACCAAACGGTGCTGGAAAAACGACTTTAATGAGAATGATGGTTGGTATGATCCGTATGACAGAAGGTGAAGTATGGATTGATGGTCAATCTGTGAAACAGCAATTCGAAAAAACAGCTGCGAAAATTGGAGCGGTAATTGAGACACCTGAATTTTATCCTTTTTTGAGCGGCTATGAAAATTTAACATATTTCGGACGAATGAATGGTAATGTGACCGAAGAACGTATCGATGAAGTAGTGAAATTGTTAGGGATGGGACAAGTAATTGATCGCAAAGTAAAAGCGTATTCACTCGGCATGAGACAACGTTTAGGAATCGCTCAGGCACTTATTCACGATCCAGACGTGTTGATACTAGATGAACCGACAAATGGATTAGACCCTAGTGGAATACATGAAATGAGAATGTACATAAAAAAAATTGCACATGAACAAGGAAAAGCTGTACTTGTATCAAGTCACTTACTTTCAGAAGTTGAATTAATGTGTGACAGAGTTATCATTATTCAGCACGGGGAATATGTGGCTACGCAAAATATTCAGCATAGCCAAAGCGAAGAGATGGAGACGATCCGTATACGTGTAGATGATGCGAATAAAGCAGCAGAAATATTAGGGCATGATGTTTTAGTAAAAGATAATGAATTACTTATTAATGTAAAAGATGAAGAAATCCCAAATGTTATTCGTACATTGCTTGAGAAAAATATTCAAGTGTATCGTGTATATGAAGAAAGAAAAACGTTAGAAGAGCAATTTTTAGAATTAACAGGAGGAAAAGATATTGTTTAA
- the hutP gene encoding hut operon transcriptional regulator HutP, which yields MLLQGTHRIGRMAMLLALADENESPVLSIPKGWKYCTGKVGSMNSQKVVAAMETAAKSNQVIETDVYRETHALYHAIMEALYGVTRGQIQLADVLRTVGLRFAIVRGTPYDGKKEGEWVAVALYGTIGAPVKGSEHEAIGLGINHI from the coding sequence ATGCTTCTTCAAGGAACACATCGAATTGGTCGTATGGCCATGCTGTTGGCACTTGCGGATGAGAATGAAAGTCCTGTATTATCCATTCCAAAAGGTTGGAAGTATTGTACGGGGAAAGTGGGTTCGATGAATTCGCAAAAGGTTGTCGCAGCAATGGAAACAGCGGCTAAAAGCAACCAAGTTATTGAAACAGACGTTTACAGAGAAACACATGCACTTTATCATGCAATTATGGAAGCTTTGTACGGAGTGACGAGAGGTCAAATTCAGTTAGCAGACGTTCTTCGTACAGTAGGACTTCGTTTTGCGATTGTGCGCGGTACACCATACGACGGGAAAAAAGAAGGCGAATGGGTTGCTGTTGCATTATATGGAACGATTGGTGCACCTGTAAAAGGATCTGAGCATGAGGCGATTGGTTTAGGAATTAATCACATATGA
- a CDS encoding DJ-1/PfpI family protein: MKKILLFVYPTFAEFEITVATALLKNKFEIITAGLTKELIISETGLQVQPHIEVSEVRVDEYEGVLIPGGEEVQLKDAKSLFSVIRQFHEQEKLVAAICAGPYALAKAGLFKGISYTATIDYQKFDCFPVENFVYEEVVQHSNIITAQGHAFVPFGIAIASYFGVADEHNTDFYCGKGNVVMEKLLRENV; the protein is encoded by the coding sequence ATGAAAAAAATACTTTTATTTGTATACCCAACATTTGCGGAGTTTGAAATAACAGTAGCGACGGCATTGCTGAAAAATAAATTTGAAATCATTACAGCGGGCTTAACAAAAGAATTGATTATAAGTGAAACAGGTTTGCAAGTGCAACCACATATAGAAGTAAGTGAAGTACGTGTAGATGAGTATGAGGGGGTACTTATTCCAGGTGGAGAAGAAGTACAGTTGAAAGATGCGAAATCTCTTTTTTCAGTCATTCGTCAATTTCACGAACAAGAAAAATTAGTGGCGGCAATTTGTGCTGGACCGTATGCGCTAGCAAAAGCAGGGTTATTTAAAGGGATTTCTTATACTGCGACTATAGATTATCAAAAATTCGATTGTTTTCCAGTAGAAAATTTCGTGTATGAAGAAGTTGTGCAACACTCAAATATCATTACAGCACAAGGGCATGCATTTGTACCATTTGGAATAGCGATTGCCTCTTATTTTGGAGTGGCAGACGAACATAATACAGATTTTTATTGTGGTAAAGGCAATGTAGTAATGGAGAAACTTTTACGAGAAAACGTGTAA
- a CDS encoding DUF2621 domain-containing protein has product MLEGWFSWFIVLWTVILLGLMSIGGYFMFRKFLKRLPKEDGMSILDWEEHYINKTRHLWADEQKQLLEELVSPVPELFRDVAKSKIAGKIGELALQENASQITQDLIIKGYIIATPKRDHKFLIKKLQEKKIDYSNYRSLLAK; this is encoded by the coding sequence TTGCTCGAAGGATGGTTCAGTTGGTTCATTGTATTATGGACGGTTATTTTATTAGGGCTTATGTCTATCGGTGGATACTTTATGTTCAGAAAATTTTTAAAACGTTTACCAAAAGAAGACGGCATGTCCATTTTGGATTGGGAAGAACACTACATAAATAAAACGAGACATTTATGGGCTGACGAACAAAAACAATTGTTAGAAGAGCTTGTAAGTCCTGTTCCAGAACTATTTCGCGATGTTGCAAAATCAAAGATTGCTGGAAAAATCGGGGAACTTGCATTACAAGAAAATGCCTCTCAAATTACACAAGACTTAATTATTAAAGGATATATCATTGCCACACCAAAGCGTGATCATAAATTTTTAATTAAAAAACTACAAGAAAAAAAGATTGATTATTCTAACTATCGATCTTTACTCGCAAAGTAA
- a CDS encoding CcdC family protein: protein MNIVLLSSIVAVCMAVGAMFIRLKAAKKPATLKKIILPPFFMSTGALMYVFPEFRLTPAEMLEAIGVGLFFSIFLIKTSKFEIRGQEIYLKRSKAFVFILIGLLVVRIVFKTYLSQSLDLGQLSGMFFLLAFAMIVSWRIAMYRSFTKLQKEMEKEDGFYNEKDMKLT from the coding sequence ATGAACATAGTTCTTTTATCAAGTATCGTTGCTGTTTGTATGGCTGTCGGTGCGATGTTTATTCGTTTAAAAGCAGCTAAGAAACCTGCAACATTGAAAAAAATTATACTTCCGCCATTTTTTATGAGCACGGGAGCATTGATGTATGTTTTTCCTGAATTTCGATTAACTCCAGCGGAAATGTTAGAAGCAATTGGCGTCGGTTTGTTTTTCTCTATTTTTCTTATTAAAACATCTAAATTTGAAATTAGAGGACAAGAGATTTATTTGAAGCGTTCAAAAGCCTTTGTTTTTATATTAATTGGATTACTTGTCGTGCGGATTGTATTTAAAACATACTTAAGCCAATCTCTTGATTTAGGACAACTTAGTGGCATGTTCTTCTTACTGGCGTTCGCGATGATTGTGTCATGGAGAATTGCCATGTACCGTTCCTTTACGAAATTACAAAAGGAAATGGAAAAAGAAGATGGTTTTTATAATGAAAAAGATATGAAGCTAACTTAA
- a CDS encoding M20 peptidase aminoacylase family protein encodes MVSISNQLKEKLISIRRHLHEYPELSYEEFETTKAIKNWLEEKNITIIDSNLETGIIAEVSGNKNGPIVAVRADIDALPIQEETHLSYASKVRGKMHACGHDFHTAAILGTAFLLKERESSLNGTVRFIFQPAEESSNGACKVIDAGHLRNVQAIFGMHNKPDLPVGTIGIKDGPLMAGVDRFEIEIHGVGTHAAVPDAGVDPIVASSQIVMALQTIVSRNISSSHNAVVSVTNIHAGNTWNVIPEKATLEGTIRTFQAETREKIPALMERIIKGVSDALGVKTKFRFYSGPPAVHNDKALSDLSTQVATKMNLNIISPSLSMAGEDFSFYQQEIPGSFVFMGTSGTHEWHHPAFTINEEALPISAEYFALLAERALKQFS; translated from the coding sequence ATGGTATCTATTTCAAATCAACTAAAAGAAAAACTTATTTCCATCCGTCGACATTTACATGAGTATCCGGAACTATCATATGAAGAGTTCGAAACAACAAAAGCAATAAAAAATTGGTTAGAAGAAAAAAACATTACTATCATTGACTCCAATTTAGAAACAGGAATTATCGCTGAAGTGTCTGGTAATAAAAACGGGCCAATTGTAGCAGTTCGTGCTGATATTGATGCCCTTCCTATTCAAGAAGAAACACATTTGTCCTATGCATCTAAAGTACGAGGAAAAATGCATGCTTGTGGACACGATTTTCATACAGCTGCCATTTTAGGTACTGCTTTCTTATTAAAAGAAAGAGAATCTTCCCTAAATGGAACGGTTCGCTTCATATTCCAACCAGCTGAAGAAAGTAGTAATGGCGCTTGCAAAGTTATTGATGCTGGACATTTACGTAATGTGCAAGCGATTTTCGGCATGCATAATAAACCTGATTTACCAGTAGGTACAATTGGCATTAAAGATGGTCCACTGATGGCTGGAGTTGATCGATTTGAAATTGAAATTCACGGAGTTGGTACACACGCGGCTGTACCAGATGCTGGCGTAGATCCTATTGTCGCATCCTCTCAAATTGTGATGGCACTGCAAACAATTGTAAGCCGAAATATAAGTTCATCTCATAATGCGGTTGTTAGTGTTACAAATATTCACGCAGGAAATACGTGGAACGTAATTCCTGAAAAAGCTACGTTAGAAGGAACGATTCGCACGTTCCAAGCTGAAACACGTGAAAAGATTCCAGCACTCATGGAGCGTATTATTAAAGGTGTATCTGATGCATTAGGTGTAAAAACGAAATTCCGTTTTTATTCAGGTCCTCCTGCTGTTCACAACGATAAAGCTCTTTCAGACTTATCTACTCAAGTTGCCACAAAGATGAATCTTAATATCATCTCGCCTAGTCTATCAATGGCTGGAGAAGATTTCTCATTTTACCAACAGGAAATACCAGGTTCATTCGTCTTTATGGGAACGAGCGGTACACATGAATGGCATCATCCTGCTTTTACAATTAATGAAGAGGCACTGCCTATAAGTGCAGAATACTTTGCTTTACTAGCCGAAAGAGCACTTAAACAATTCTCATAA
- the ccdA gene encoding cytochrome c-type biogenesis protein CcdA: MQDISIFLAFGAGFLSFISPCCLPLYPAFLSYITGMSVSELKEENAMLRKRSMIHTAFFLLGFSIIFIAIGFGTSFIGGIFTDYKDLIRQLGGIFIIVFGLIIVGVFKPKFLMQDRKFTFKNRPSGYFGSVLIGLAFAAGWTPCTGPILVSVIGLAATNPESAMIYMIAYILGFAIPFFVLSFFITKMSWIKRNSMAFMKVGGYIMIVMGVFLYFNWMTKIIVYFSSLFGGFTGF, encoded by the coding sequence ATGCAAGATATTAGTATTTTTTTAGCGTTTGGCGCCGGGTTCTTATCATTTATTTCCCCATGTTGCTTACCGCTTTATCCGGCATTTTTATCGTACATAACAGGTATGTCGGTTTCTGAATTGAAAGAAGAAAATGCAATGCTTCGCAAAAGAAGTATGATACATACAGCGTTTTTCTTACTTGGATTTTCAATTATATTTATTGCAATTGGATTTGGTACAAGTTTTATTGGAGGAATCTTTACTGACTATAAAGATTTAATCAGACAGTTAGGTGGTATATTTATCATCGTGTTCGGCTTAATTATTGTCGGGGTGTTTAAGCCGAAATTTTTAATGCAAGACCGTAAATTTACATTTAAAAATCGTCCAAGTGGCTATTTTGGATCAGTACTAATTGGATTAGCCTTTGCAGCAGGGTGGACGCCATGTACCGGACCAATTCTAGTGTCCGTAATTGGATTAGCAGCAACAAACCCAGAATCAGCAATGATTTACATGATTGCTTACATACTTGGATTTGCTATCCCGTTTTTCGTACTGTCATTCTTTATTACGAAAATGTCTTGGATTAAAAGAAATAGTATGGCCTTCATGAAAGTCGGAGGATATATTATGATTGTTATGGGGGTCTTCCTATACTTTAACTGGATGACGAAAATTATCGTATATTTCTCAAGTTTATTTGGTGGTTTTACCGGTTTTTAG
- the hutH gene encoding histidine ammonia-lyase — protein MITLTGHTLTVEEMKRLLLEGEGVTACPTSMQKVAECREVVEKIVEDGKVVYGITTGFGKFSDVLIQKDDVKALQHNLIQSHACGIGDPFPEEVSRGMLILRANTMLKGVSGVRPLVVNMLLEFVNRKIHPVVPQQGSLGASGDLAPLSHLALVLLGEGEVFYKGKRVHAMVALTEEGLEPIELEAKEGLALINGTQAMTAQGVLSYIEAEATAYQAELIASMTIEGLQGIIDAFDENVHKARGYKEQVDVASRIRDILHDSKLTTKQGELRVQDAYSLRCIPQVHGASWQVLNYVKEKLEIEMNAATDNPLIFDGGEKVISGGNFHGQPIAFAMDFLKVGMAELANISERRIERLVNPQLNDLPPFLSPEPGLQSGAMIMQYAAASLVSENKTLAHPASVDSIPSSANQEDHVSMGTIASRHAHQIIQNVRRVLSIEMICAMQAAEYRGIENMSTVTKSFYHQGRQQVPSITNDRIFSTDIENIAHWLKASDSIKERLDVNAAL, from the coding sequence ATGATTACGTTAACAGGACATACATTGACAGTTGAAGAAATGAAGAGGTTATTACTGGAAGGAGAAGGTGTAACAGCTTGTCCAACTAGTATGCAAAAGGTAGCGGAGTGCCGCGAAGTAGTTGAGAAAATTGTAGAGGACGGAAAAGTCGTTTACGGTATTACAACTGGATTTGGAAAGTTTAGTGATGTGCTTATCCAAAAAGATGATGTAAAGGCACTTCAACATAATTTAATTCAGTCACATGCATGTGGGATAGGTGATCCATTCCCGGAAGAAGTATCGCGCGGAATGTTAATTTTACGAGCGAACACGATGCTTAAAGGAGTATCAGGCGTAAGGCCGCTTGTTGTAAATATGCTTCTTGAGTTTGTAAATCGTAAAATTCATCCAGTCGTTCCGCAACAAGGTTCACTTGGTGCAAGTGGAGATTTAGCACCTTTATCTCATCTTGCGCTCGTATTATTAGGCGAAGGTGAAGTGTTCTATAAGGGGAAACGCGTTCATGCAATGGTTGCTCTTACAGAAGAAGGGCTTGAGCCAATTGAACTTGAAGCGAAAGAAGGTCTTGCGTTAATTAATGGTACGCAGGCGATGACAGCACAAGGAGTTCTTTCTTATATAGAAGCAGAAGCAACGGCATATCAAGCTGAACTAATTGCTTCGATGACAATTGAAGGGTTACAAGGCATTATTGATGCATTTGATGAAAATGTTCATAAAGCACGTGGCTATAAAGAGCAAGTGGATGTAGCAAGCAGAATTCGTGACATTCTTCATGATAGTAAGTTAACAACAAAACAAGGAGAACTACGTGTACAGGATGCCTATTCACTTCGTTGTATCCCGCAAGTACACGGTGCTTCTTGGCAAGTTTTGAATTATGTGAAAGAAAAATTAGAAATTGAAATGAATGCCGCAACAGATAATCCGCTAATCTTTGATGGCGGGGAAAAAGTAATTTCAGGTGGTAATTTCCATGGTCAACCGATTGCATTTGCGATGGACTTCTTAAAAGTAGGAATGGCGGAACTTGCAAACATTTCAGAGCGTCGTATTGAGCGTTTAGTAAATCCGCAGTTAAACGATTTACCGCCATTTTTAAGTCCAGAACCAGGACTTCAGTCTGGTGCAATGATTATGCAATATGCTGCAGCGTCACTAGTTTCTGAAAATAAAACGTTAGCACATCCGGCGAGTGTTGATTCAATCCCGTCATCAGCTAACCAAGAAGATCACGTAAGTATGGGAACAATCGCTTCACGTCATGCACATCAAATTATTCAAAATGTAAGACGTGTTCTTTCAATTGAAATGATTTGTGCGATGCAAGCGGCAGAATATCGCGGGATTGAAAACATGAGTACAGTGACGAAGAGCTTCTACCATCAAGGGCGTCAGCAAGTACCATCTATTACAAATGATCGCATCTTCTCAACGGATATTGAAAATATTGCACATTGGTTAAAAGCGAGTGATTCGATAAAAGAAAGATTGGATGTAAACGCAGCACTATAA
- a CDS encoding ABC transporter permease: MSLCRLARKNIRTFATKRMKQFMWIAMSIMILFFMISLQFNEGAILKVGDAFVFQMYFYTLFIVLIFICIFTTYKMMYSLLLVRREEFTSYVAENIKRKEVLCLLCQEQLFIYGAAFVFGLVNGMLFLKLFTIIFIRIAGIQGINSAPITIYAIVVVSIIMIVILLLSMVQCFRFVQSLQDKNSLHFKKKA, encoded by the coding sequence ATGTCTTTATGTCGGTTAGCGAGAAAAAATATTAGAACATTTGCTACCAAAAGGATGAAGCAATTTATGTGGATTGCTATGAGTATTATGATTTTGTTTTTTATGATATCGTTACAATTTAATGAAGGAGCTATTTTGAAAGTAGGGGATGCATTTGTATTTCAAATGTATTTTTACACACTGTTTATTGTACTAATTTTCATATGTATTTTTACTACATATAAAATGATGTACTCCCTTTTGCTAGTGAGGAGAGAGGAGTTTACATCTTATGTAGCAGAAAATATAAAAAGAAAAGAAGTACTATGTTTATTATGTCAGGAGCAATTATTCATTTATGGAGCAGCGTTTGTTTTTGGATTAGTTAATGGGATGTTATTTTTAAAATTATTTACGATTATCTTTATAAGAATAGCAGGAATACAAGGGATAAATAGTGCACCGATTACAATATATGCAATAGTAGTAGTGAGTATAATTATGATTGTTATCCTTCTATTATCGATGGTGCAATGTTTTCGATTTGTTCAAAGTTTACAAGATAAAAATTCGTTGCATTTCAAGAAAAAGGCATGA
- a CDS encoding peptidase T, producing the protein MHLSFFYIIEGNENVLLETVRKYGFSYCHVVKVISRIVHSIFMCFCYNI; encoded by the coding sequence ATCCATTTGAGTTTTTTCTATATAATAGAAGGAAATGAAAACGTTTTATTAGAAACTGTGAGGAAGTACGGTTTTTCTTATTGCCACGTTGTAAAAGTGATTTCACGAATTGTTCATAGTATTTTTATGTGTTTTTGTTACAATATTTAG
- the hutU gene encoding urocanate hydratase, with product MEKVQQTIRAPRGTELQTKGWVQEAALRMLMNNLDPEVAEKPEELVVYGGIGRAARNWESYQAIVDSLKTLESDETLLVQSGKPVAIFKSHEDAPRVLLANSNLVPKWANWDHFRELEKKGLMMYGQMTAGSWIYIGTQGILQGTYETFGEAARQHFDGSLKGTLTLTAGLGGMGGAQPLAVTMNGGVVIAIDVDKRSIDRRIEKRYCDMYTESLEEALTVANEYKEKREPISIGLLGNAAEILPELVKRNITPDLVTDQTSAHDPLNGYIPVGYTLEEAAKLREEDPERYVQLSKESMTKHVEAMLAMQEKGAITFDYGNNIRQVAFDEGLKNAFDFPGFVPAFIRPLFCEGKGPFRWVALSGDPEDIYKTDEVILREFADNEHLCNWIRMARQQVEFQGLPSRICWLGYGERAKFGRIINEMVANGELSAPIVIGRDHLDCGSVASPNRETEAMKDGSDAVADWPILNALINSVNGASWVSVHHGGGVGMGYSLHAGMVIVADGTEAAAKRIERVLTSDPGMGVVRHVDAGYDLAVETAKEKGVNIPMMK from the coding sequence ATGGAAAAAGTACAACAAACAATTCGCGCGCCAAGAGGGACAGAGTTACAAACGAAAGGGTGGGTGCAAGAAGCTGCACTTCGTATGTTAATGAACAATTTAGATCCGGAAGTTGCTGAAAAACCAGAAGAATTAGTTGTGTATGGCGGAATTGGCCGTGCAGCTCGTAACTGGGAAAGCTATCAGGCGATTGTAGATTCATTAAAAACGTTAGAAAGCGATGAAACGTTACTTGTTCAATCAGGAAAACCAGTTGCCATTTTTAAATCACATGAAGATGCACCTCGCGTTCTGTTAGCGAACTCAAACTTAGTACCAAAATGGGCAAACTGGGATCACTTCCGAGAACTAGAGAAAAAAGGTCTTATGATGTACGGACAAATGACAGCTGGTAGCTGGATTTACATTGGAACACAAGGGATTCTACAAGGAACATATGAAACATTTGGTGAAGCAGCTCGTCAACATTTCGACGGTTCATTAAAAGGTACATTAACACTTACTGCTGGTTTAGGTGGTATGGGTGGTGCACAACCTCTTGCTGTAACGATGAACGGCGGTGTTGTTATTGCTATTGATGTTGATAAGCGCAGCATTGATCGTCGTATTGAAAAGAGATATTGTGACATGTATACAGAATCATTAGAAGAAGCATTAACTGTTGCGAACGAGTATAAAGAGAAGAGAGAACCAATTTCAATTGGTTTGTTAGGAAATGCGGCAGAGATTTTACCAGAACTAGTGAAGCGTAATATTACGCCAGATTTAGTTACAGATCAAACATCTGCTCATGATCCATTAAACGGTTATATTCCAGTAGGTTACACATTAGAAGAAGCAGCGAAACTTCGTGAAGAAGATCCAGAACGTTACGTACAATTATCAAAAGAAAGTATGACAAAACATGTGGAAGCGATGCTTGCGATGCAAGAAAAAGGCGCAATTACATTTGATTATGGAAATAACATTCGCCAAGTTGCTTTCGATGAAGGTTTGAAAAATGCTTTCGATTTCCCAGGATTCGTTCCAGCATTTATTCGTCCATTATTCTGTGAAGGAAAAGGGCCATTCCGCTGGGTAGCGCTTTCTGGTGATCCAGAAGATATTTATAAAACAGACGAAGTAATTTTACGTGAGTTCGCTGATAATGAACATTTATGTAACTGGATTCGTATGGCACGTCAACAAGTTGAGTTCCAAGGACTTCCATCACGTATTTGTTGGTTAGGTTACGGTGAGCGTGCGAAATTTGGTCGCATCATTAATGAAATGGTTGCAAATGGTGAATTATCAGCACCAATCGTTATCGGTCGTGACCATTTAGATTGTGGATCAGTAGCATCTCCAAACCGTGAAACAGAAGCGATGAAAGATGGTAGTGATGCAGTAGCTGACTGGCCAATTTTAAATGCATTAATTAATAGTGTAAACGGTGCAAGCTGGGTATCTGTTCACCACGGTGGTGGCGTTGGTATGGGTTATTCACTTCATGCGGGAATGGTTATCGTTGCAGATGGAACAGAAGCAGCAGCAAAACGTATTGAGCGCGTATTAACTTCTGACCCTGGTATGGGTGTTGTTCGTCACGTTGATGCAGGGTATGACTTAGCTGTGGAAACTGCGAAAGAAAAAGGCGTTAACATTCCAATGATGAAATAA